The DNA sequence TCGGAGGATCTAGCCACACCGCACGACAAAATACTGCTGACTTCCATAGGCTGATGAAACATCCCGATTTCCTCGGTGAAATTTCCTTGTGGACTTTTTGATTTTCAGAGGGCGGAGCCAGTGACGTGTAAATCATAGTATTAACAAGCCCTTCTTTATGGGGCAGTGCTATCAGGGATATTTGGACCTCCACACCCTTAAACCCCACCTTCACCATTTTACATTTCAACTTCAAAGGGGTGTATGGACGTCCCAAGGATTCTAGATAGCAGGGACCCTTCTTTGAGGGGTGGAGCAAACCATTCATGCATTCCAGGGTGTTTCTCAATGTTCTAAAGTGgcttcccctgtgtgtgtgtgtgtgtgtgtgtgtgtgtgtgtgtgtgtgtgtgtgtgtgtgtgtgtgtgtgtgtgtgtgtgtgtgagagagattacacagacccacaaataatttgaaaataaatcaaattttgataaactatctattgggtgaaataccacagtgtgcaatcacagcagcaaaatgtgtgacctgttgccacacgAAAAGGGcaatcagtgaagaacaaacaccattgtaaatacaacctacatctatgtttatttattttccctttcgtaCTTTAACAAtttgtacatcattacaacactgtatgcatacataacatgacatttgaaatgtctttattcttttggaacttttctaaatgtaatgtttactgttcatttttaattgtttatttcacttttgtttattagctatttcacttgctttggtaatgtaaacatatgtttcccatgccaataaaaccctttAAATTCAATTGAGAGATGAGAAGTCATCATGTTCATGTCTCCTTcgcccagatactggttcaggcAGCAGCCTGCCTTCCCCAAAAAAGGCTTACCCAAGTATGGAAAGAGAGGGTCATTCTCTTTTCAAGATCTTTCACTCCAGCCACTGACCTGGCACCAAGGACTTTCCACGATATCCTCTGTAGCTTTATCACCCAGATTAATAGAATAAATTTTTTTATTCATCTCCGCCCCCAATGCTCTTGTGTGGAGTGTTAGAGGTGCAATGACCATGTTAAATGAGGAAATACTGATGGTGTCACCAAATATCTTTAGAACTAAACCAAATAGAAACAAATGAGTCatgtgggcagaacaagcaaggcggtgggcagagccaagcacaagTTTATGAGATCCTATTGGCGAATTTGAGCATATATTTGCATATTTACGTTAGGGAATgcctactctgtgaagtgtgcggttgcaataactcaattcgccttTGCACTCCTTCGAAACAATAACATTTTTTAAACTTTAGCAAAAGGTCAAGTCTAATTATCTTAGTCCACTCTGGTCataacagattctagttttgggaacagaaaacggtattgagatcaaatgtttcatcgatgagaaaatgtgcagaatgtcAGCCAAAATGAATCTCGTTCCAGCTTCTCCCACTGCCGGACACATGGCttccatatttggtagtgagtggaaacgccaagcggatgcttcacattgatacatccggtgaaatatctgtctcattgttctgtggTGTCACTATATGTATGACATATGGCCTCCCAAGTCCTCATATCTCATTTGGCATGCAAACTCTCAATAACAGACCATAATAAGAATAAAACAGAAATTGAAATATGCATTGACTAATTATATCCCACAATGCTTCATTTGGTTAGTCTTTCTATTTGACTATTTTTAGTTTAACTTTGGTTAATACCCAACCTATTGTCCTTGCTCAGTGACGTCTGCCTCCCTCAAGGCCGGCATCGAGTTGCTCTTTCAATTAACTACCACTTTATCAAGCTAACAAAACTGTGTGTTTCCCTAAATAAAACAAGCATCGTCACCACTAGCCTTATGCTCTGGGATGGTATCGCCGTCTACACCATTAACATAACACTGCTAATCTCACTACTGTCCCATGCAGTTCAACCATTCTGCCCCCTTTCATTGCACAGGACAAGGCCTGTAGATCAAAAGAGAGGCCTGTTTTTTTCAAACATAAGCTCTGCAGTTTTGGTAATGGGTTCTCCAAAAACTCAACTCTTTACTTCACACATCATTTTTGTTTAGCACTATATTCTAAGAAATATGACATGGGGACGTGATCTAAAGCATGTTTAACTGAAAAAATATGTAGTGTTTGTACTCAAGCATTATTTTATAGCATGAACAGCCCATTGTGAATAATTTCatcccctgctatagtaactaaCTGACCGCACCTGCACACTGTATGTGGGGTGGCTACAAAGGAGCAGAAAATCCCATCATTTTAGTACTACTTTCAATTAAATCTTAACATATGGTTATTTGGGACAATTGTGTTGTATTACAGTCAACTTTAATTAGATTTTTGAGCCATGAACCATACAGGTCAGGTATTTTGGGGAGAAGTTTAATCCCCTTGACTATACTTTCCTTCCCCCTGTTAATCCCGCAGAGTATGCTACTAAGAAATTAAAGTTAAAGTTTAACAGAGCAAGTAACCCCATTTATCCATCCACCAAACTACAGCACTCAGTACTTTGGTTGTCCATGGAGTGTAATCTTATATAACCATGCTGACCTACTTTTGAAGTTATTAGTTATACCAAGAGTTTACATTTTAACACGGATTATGATTGCTGGAAAATGCTTATAAAGGGAAAATAGCTGGTTTATTAGAATATGACTTGCTCTCGACTAAGAACTGTTTCCATAAACTAATCTCTTGGAGCAACAGGGACTATTCTACTTCCGGAATCAGCTGGACACATACGAGGCCACCTAAGAAATGACATTCTAGTTAAAAATCAAATTCAGGAAATAAACAGTATGGTCCTGTACAAGATGCATTAGGAAACACGTATCCCGACATGAAATTGAACAGACCATTTAAAAGAGACAACTGGACATAGCCCTACAGGTAGAGGGAATTTTATTTATGGTAcaaacaaggcagctcttctgaAAACGGAGATTAAATGTACATGATAATAATGAAGACAAAATACATACGACAAAAAAGGCATTCAAGAAATACTTTAGGTCAATAAACTTCATGCCAAAAGCTTCTTTATCAATAAAAATGTGTGGATTATTCATCAGCCTCTTGTTTTCACAGTGGTTTGATTACCTGACATTACCATAGAGACTGAAGACGATGCAAAGACTGATAATGAACAATTCAAGGCAAACCAAGTCAGAAAAAAAATCTGATAATAAAAAGTAAAATCATAATAGAAAAATCTAACTGCATGAGCATGTTGGAAAGCcacaaattcttatttcaatGGAAAATGCAAAGAAACATGAAATGTCATGTTAGAGGAAAAGTATGGGAAGATCTccctttaaaaaacatttttccaATGATGCTACATTTTGCTTAACTTTGGAAGGTACCATTGTTCACTGACATCCATCAGAGATTTTAATCATACAATTGGAGAAACAATTTTGGTTACTGTGGGTAAAGGGACGGAGATACCTTTAAGTTTTCAATCATAATGTAAGAAATCAGACTATTACAAAAGTGAAACGTCTCCAGAAGGAATGACAGAAATAGGTATTTTTTCATTATTGATGCGTGAAAAAAAATGGGTAACCCATTAACTGGAATGACAGAACCATGAACATATAATCCTTTAGGCTATGCTGGGCAGAGAGAGTATAACAATTTCCTCTCAAACAGCTATGTATTTTCTATTAGGTTATCATATATACTTTACACGTAGACACAGCCAGTCTTCTATGGATgaagatcattagagagagagattgtgattTGTGGATTAAATCATTCAAGAAAATAATTTATTGAGGGAGGGACAAAGACAAGTGAAACAAATGTAGCTGGGAGGTTGGGCAGATTATGAGGCATAGCTGGAATTGATACATAGAGGTGGACTCAACTACAGTGTCAAATGCAATGCTTTTTTTTAGGCGGAAAATTCAGTCAAGATACAGATTTTTTAAAAGAAAATCTAATTTCTGTTTATTTGTAAATCTGCAACAATGTACTAACTTCCCTGTAACACACCCCATTTAGTGTGCTTggttacacacacattatagggCTGCGGAGGGCCGTGAACCGGTGTAGCTGGGGTATCTAGAAgaatatacatgtatatacagtacaaggcattagagagacagaggcagctGTCAGAGGTGGTTGCGGCTGCGACGGGGACAGGGCTCTGTATGCTTTATCGGGACGAGGTGATAAATCAGACGTGTTCTGGCAGGTGCTATGCACATCTCGCCTCTGGATCACTGGATCTGGATCCCAAACAATTGTGCCACATATGATCAGATATCGTCTTTCCATTCGTGAAAGAGATGTTCCACACATTGTGTAAAGTCAGGTCAGATTTATTTTATACTAATTAAGCAGCAcagatatattagccatgtgaaCTGTCACTAACATCACAAGATTTTGTGGCCATGCATGCTATCATCTGACTTCCAAAAGATTGTAGTGTTTAAAAAGTAAATAAACAGTCAAACTTACTTCATACCTGTATAAAAAGAGAATAAATAGAATCAGTAAACACACCACTCAATTCACCATACACAGTAGTATTTACAACATATGAAATAAAACaagtaccgtaatttccggactataagccgctacttttttcccacgctttgaacctcgcggcttatacaatgacgcggctaatttatggatttttcccgctttcacaagattcaaaaaactgagcaccgtcacataatgtgacgtaaatcgagcgcgctcaaacttcccatcattctgattacggtagtcattttgtcaccctcaacatggcaaagacacggagaaatgcatatgatgcagctttcaagttgaaggcgatcgatctgggtgttggaaaaggaaatagagctactgcatgggagcttggccttaatgagtcaatgatgagacgttggaaacagcagcgtgaggaactgactcagtgcaaaaatacaacaaaagctttcagagggaagaaaagcagatggcccaaactAGAACATGAGCTTGAAGACTTGGtcaacacacagagagcagacGGCCGAGGTGTTTCATCTGAGGCTATTCAattccgacaccgaaggagatgacttcagtggtttcagtgcacaggaggagcaAGATAGTGActaatgactttcttggtaggctactgtttaatgcattttatttttttaattgttacaagccgtgtttagtttaaaagcctatttatttttgttgttacaagtcgtgtttcgtttaaaagcctatttatttttgttacaaggcGTGTTTAGTttaaaagcctatttatttttgttacaagccgtgtttcgtttaaaggctgtgtaaagttaatttgtttcaatgtaccggtaggcacctgcggcttatagacatgtgcagcttatttatgtacaatgtatttatgtacaaaatacatttatatttgtttaattcagtgggtgcggcttatattcaggtgcgcttaatagtccagaaaTTACGGTACTGCACTACTTTGAATGGCAAAGAGCTCAGTGGAAAAACAACAAATGAGAGAAGGGGAACAGAGCAGAAAGCAGTCATTTCCACAGCCCATTGTCAAACCCAACGGCCGTACCTTTCCGGGAATGTAGTTACGGTCAAGGCTCTCGTCCTGCAAAAACATGTGAAGACAGCGCTCGTTTTGAGCGAGAGGATGACCTGCAATTctagaaaaaaaaagagaaagacatgaatttataaaaaaaaatatgcatTTAAACATCTTGCCGACTGTGCATTTAAAAAATGGTGTCTAAAAATACGACTTTTAGTTATCCACACCAGCAGAAGCCAATTCCAAATCTGTCACCACAACATTGTTTCAGCTTACTTCACATTATTACAAAAAGGTTGATCTTGGTTAGCTCAAAATGTATGTTTTCTCCTGGCATCGGTTGTCTCAAGATGATCCTCTAATGTTTAATAAGTTAAGACCCACCTGTTGATGAACTGCTCAAGACCCACACGTCGCTCTTCGATGAAAGCCTCTTCAAAAATGCCTTCATCCCCACGGAAAGGTAGCTGTCTCTTCAGTGCCTTCCCAGGCAAGGGCGGCACTACAATCTGGAATAAATCAATAGCAATGTACTTAGTCCTTAGCCGTTAAAATAGCTGATTAAATTTAACCATGACTAATTACATTATTATTTCTCTAACTAATGACATTAGTAATGTAATAAGCAACTTGTGTAGACGTCACCATTGAGAAAAACCCTACTGTAATGATATGTAGATACAGTATTTATTATAGTCCATCAATATAGGTCCTACCCAAAATACATTTGAACCCAAAACAAATAGATAAATCTTTCACTCACCTTGCTGTCTCGCTCCAACTCATTCTTCAACCACTCAAAGTCACTGTATCTTCTTCGCACAATGGAATCCTTTAACTTAAAAATCGGCAGGTTTGTCTGCATTTAATGAAAACAGAAACAAGAATATTCTCGTCAAGAGACAGCCACCAAGTAtataactaacgttagctaacccTGTTAGCCTAAAAGGGCTAGAAAGTTAACGTTTACCTCAAAGGGTATTTTAATAACTTCCCTAGCTGACAATGCTAGGTTAGCTATCTAGTAGGCCCGTTCTTAATACCTCAGTAGGCCGGACTAAATCCTGGGCCTCGATTTTCATCCACCTAAAGTTCGTAAGCTATAACTCATTAGCTAGCTGAAAATGTTTGTAGGTTTAGCTAGATATGTAACGACAGATATCTATCTTTAGCAACCTACCCGCATACGGACTTCGTAAGTTGTGAAACGGTTCCGCCCGACTCCAACAGTTTGTGGGTCATAAACGTCAATTTCAAGAAAATTGCTGGGGGGACCATAAGCATCCGTAAGGTCCTGAGGCTTTGAGTTCAACCGGCGAGTATCAGCCACTGTGGGATCTGACATTTTCCTTATCCGACAAACCCAGTGAGTTCACGTCAGAACACTCAATACTGAGAAATAATTATTAGATCTCCCCTTTCATTAATTTGATGTGGTATGCAAATGTAAACGAATCTACCCTGATTTAGAGGGCCACCCTGTGCCCTCTCTcgctacacacacacccagccacaCTGAGGGAGTTCGATTAAGTGCACCGGGGCTATGGCCCATGATGTAAAATGGGTAAAAGCGGTGTCGAGGGGCGCCCTCTCAAATGGAACAGTAATCTGCGCCAGTCGGTCATGTTTTATCAACAAGGCAACAATATGTATCGTTCAAAAACATACAATATCTCCTTTCCTTAAAATATATGCTAAAATGTTACAACTACTTTTCATTGCGAAGGTAGATAAAGACTTTAAAAAGAGCAATACATTTTGCATGTGAAAACACCGAATCCTACAAATTACTCCACGACTTTCGGTGTCGGCCTAAACGGGTTCCAAAACGAACGCAATCAACGCTAACCCGGGAATGCCCGGAGAATTAATCGAATCCCCACACTGACTGAACGTGCCACAGTATCAAATGCTGTACATCCATTCTGGAAATGTCATAAAATAGATTCAAACGCCTCAAACTTTAGACAAACGTACTGTACATGTCATGCAGTGTTTTCAGTTGAAGTTTGTTATTTGTCAGATAAACTCACTCCTGGGGGGAGGGGGCTAAAGAAAGCAGGGATCAAATGTGATATTATTTTGAACACGAGGCAC is a window from the Oncorhynchus keta strain PuntledgeMale-10-30-2019 chromosome 6, Oket_V2, whole genome shotgun sequence genome containing:
- the LOC118384973 gene encoding sorting nexin-12-like isoform X1 encodes the protein MSDPTVADTRRLNSKPQDLTDAYGPPSNFLEIDVYDPQTVGVGRNRFTTYEVRMRTNLPIFKLKDSIVRRRYSDFEWLKNELERDSKIVVPPLPGKALKRQLPFRGDEGIFEEAFIEERRVGLEQFINRIAGHPLAQNERCLHMFLQDESLDRNYIPGKV
- the LOC118384973 gene encoding sorting nexin-12-like isoform X2, which encodes MSDPTVADTRRLNSKPQDLTDAYGPPSNFLEIDVYDPQTVGVGRNRFTTYEVRMRTNLPIFKLKDSIVRRRYSDFEWLKNELERDSKIVVPPLPGKALKRQLPFRGDEGIFEEAFIEERRVGLEQFINRIAGHPLAQNERCLHMFLQDESLDRNYIPGKIQ